Proteins encoded together in one Planctomyces sp. SH-PL14 window:
- a CDS encoding lipid-A-disaccharide synthase N-terminal domain-containing protein, which produces MTNDQIWMAIGFGGQFVFSARFLVQWLSSESAKKSVFPIAFWYLSIGGGVSLLAYAVHRRDPVFIAGQASGLLIYARNLQLIRAEQAERSGSHASCPVGSPEPSPG; this is translated from the coding sequence ATGACGAACGACCAGATCTGGATGGCGATCGGGTTCGGCGGACAGTTCGTATTCAGCGCCCGGTTCCTGGTCCAGTGGCTGTCGAGCGAATCCGCAAAGAAAAGCGTCTTTCCGATCGCGTTCTGGTATCTCAGCATCGGGGGCGGGGTCAGCCTCCTGGCGTATGCCGTTCATCGTCGCGATCCCGTCTTCATCGCCGGTCAGGCATCCGGACTCTTGATCTATGCCCGAAATCTCCAGCTCATCCGCGCCGAGCAGGCCGAACGATCCGGCTCCCACGCTTCCTGCCCCGTCGGCTCTCCCGAACCCTCGCCGGGGTGA
- a CDS encoding glycosyltransferase family 2 protein: MDVSVVIPAQNEAGNIESLVAEVVGVLDGWCEFEIVVVDDGSTDGTAAALETLQNTHPMLRVLTHAHPCGQSLAVRSGVKAARADVVATLDGDGQNDPRDLPRLWSILETAARDANVHLVIGHRRRRQDSLWRKVCSRVANSIRGRILGDNTPDSGCGIKVFFRDAFLELPAFHHMHRFLPALFRRAGSGVLSVEVRHRPRLQGRSHYGTFSRLTAGVIDLAGMLWLIRRSRVPRVTERCHRPGPSPVDSRPMPELGRGAMSPRAMARSFSRSEPAAVGGERP, from the coding sequence GTGGACGTTTCCGTCGTCATTCCCGCTCAGAACGAGGCGGGGAATATCGAATCGCTCGTCGCTGAGGTCGTTGGCGTCCTCGACGGATGGTGCGAGTTCGAGATCGTCGTCGTGGACGATGGGAGCACGGACGGAACCGCGGCCGCTCTGGAGACGCTTCAAAACACTCATCCGATGCTGCGGGTGCTGACCCATGCCCACCCCTGCGGCCAGAGTCTGGCGGTCCGGTCGGGCGTCAAAGCGGCCCGGGCCGACGTGGTCGCCACGCTCGACGGCGACGGACAGAATGACCCGCGAGACCTCCCGCGGCTGTGGTCGATCCTGGAGACCGCCGCGCGGGACGCGAACGTTCATCTGGTGATCGGGCATCGGCGGCGGCGACAGGACAGTCTCTGGCGGAAGGTCTGCAGCCGCGTCGCCAACTCCATTCGCGGCCGCATCCTCGGCGACAACACGCCCGACAGCGGATGCGGAATCAAGGTCTTCTTCCGTGACGCGTTTCTGGAGCTCCCGGCCTTTCATCACATGCACCGGTTCCTCCCCGCGCTCTTCCGGCGGGCCGGTTCGGGAGTGCTCTCGGTCGAAGTCCGGCATCGGCCGCGACTCCAGGGACGGAGCCACTACGGCACTTTCAGCCGGTTGACGGCCGGCGTCATCGATCTGGCAGGAATGCTGTGGCTGATCCGTCGGTCGCGCGTGCCGCGCGTCACGGAACGTTGCCATCGGCCCGGTCCCTCCCCGGTCGACTCCCGGCCGATGCCGGAACTGGGCCGCGGAGCGATGTCTCCTCGCGCGATGGCTCGGTCGTTCTCGCGGTCGGAACCCGCCGCCGTCGGAGGGGAGCGGCCATGA